Part of the Henckelia pumila isolate YLH828 chromosome 2, ASM3356847v2, whole genome shotgun sequence genome is shown below.
ATGTGGTTCGAGGAGAGAAGGCACAGAATAAGGAGATGTGGCCTCACTTAGATGCGGACACGTCCCCAGATGCCATTGTCTCTAAACTTCAGGGCATAATTGAACCACGGAGAAATCTATATATTGCCACCAATGAACCCTTCTCTGATTACTTTGATAAGCTGAGGTCTCATTACAAAGTCCATTTACTTCACGATTATAGCCATTTGTGGGGAAATACGAGTGAATGGTACAATGAGATGACTAATCTGAATGGTGGTCAAACGGTTGAGTTTGATGGTTACATGAGAGTTGAAGTGGACACTGAGGTCCTTTATAGGTCAAAAACTCAGGTAGAGACGTTCTATAACTTGACCAAGGATTGCAAGGATGGAATCAATACATGTGAAACCGTTTAATTAGCTATATCATCGATTCTCAACTTATTGTATGTTGATTCAACCTCAACCTCTTTGTACCTGTCTATTACATATTGTATTGATGTACTATTCTTGTTCTTGGCATTCACCTTCTCCTTATATTCTTCCTTGTTAGCTTATATCTGTTTTTGTAAGGATATGTTCTTCATTTCACTTTGATAACATATGTACTGCAGTTGCGCAACGATTAACTGTGTAATTACCACGTTTGATTCAATGGGGGAAGGGGAGGTCAAATTCATTTGAAGCATTTCTGTGGGATACAAATGATCCATAGTTTGCAATATCTGGAGTACAATAACCAAAGTGACTCAAAACATCATTATCCGATTTCTCTCTATCCGACTGTACAGCAAGTGTATAGATGTGCATGCAACACATATTCGTGCTTAAATTTCAGCCAAGAAAATCCACATAGGTACGTATTTTACATGTGTGCATAAAATTGTGTACAGTACACAGACAACACAGGCGGACGGGAATCAAGAATTGATAACACTTCACAAAGTATTGCTGCAGACTTGTAAATTGAAAAGGTGGAGTTTTTCTTTGGTGGGTAACATTCATTTCGATTTTCTTGAGTGATGTTGTCGTGGTAAGAGATTAAGTGCTGGTTTTTTTACTTAAAGTGCTAGTTTTGTTGGGGGCTCTGCTTCGATTTTTGGGATTTCTTTCATGCATTAATTGAAGTAGGGTATTAGTGATGATGGTTCCGGGAAATGACACATTTGGAGTCATTCTTGAATCCGATTCAGGTTCTTAAGAATGTTTTTTCGCCCCTTGGATTGAATTTCCGAAAGGTTGCTAGGAATCTTGAGCCTTGTTTTAGTGGGGTTTAGGTGAATGGAGACATGAGTGGTGATGTTAATAGTACTAAATTGGAGCTAGTCGCAGCTCAGTTAAATGTGCAAAGAAAGGGTGGTGCGAGTACTGGTCGTTTCTTGGCTGTGAATAGTGATGACCGTGGGATAAAAGGGAAAGTTCCGACGAATTTATTTACTGGAATTTTTCAGGAAAAATGTGTCAACCAAGACAATGAAGTTGATAGTCTGATACATAGTTTCAAATAGAGAAATCGGGCTTCTCAGTTTGGAGGAAGTCAGCAGCAATCTAGAGTGCAAGGTTAGTTGTTTGCAGTTTGCACTGAAGGATGAACTTGCTAGGTCTAGGATGGACGAGGATTAAGATGACTTTGGCGTAGATTTTGATGTTCAAGTTCGTACTTTTATTTGGTTTTTTAGTTCTGAGGATTATAATAAGTTGAAGGACTGAGTCTTGGTATTATGTATCTTTTTCATGGTTGAGTGCTTTCACTGATTAAGTTTTAGGTCATTTAGGGAGTGTTTGTTAGAGCTTCTACAAAATGTTTTTTTAGCTTCTAGCTACATAGAAGTGTTTTTGAGTGTTTGCGAATGTTAAATTCTGTTTTAACTTCTACAACTTTTACCCAAAAGCAAGAAGCTAAAATTTAATGCTTTTTTTGGCTTCTGCTTTTTTGTTTAAGGTATAAAATTACAAGTTGACATTTATACCCTTAATGAACTTATCATATAACAtatgcttttatttttttaaaaaatattttttttaattttacattattattacaagcattttttaaaaaaaatatattttttaattttacattattattacaagcatttttaaaaaaatattttttttaaattttacattattattacaagaatttattaatatattaatatatatattccattttcataaatttgtgtacatatcttgtatatttatacaatttttttcattttttatgtttttattttatttatcttatatattttttcaagtattcatgttataaaaaataaaatattttgatacaaaattaataatgtaataataatatataaactcgTTTTTTATAGTCTGactatcaaaaattaaataatcaaataaggaCATGATtgtcatttaattaaaaaattaagcttGAAAATAATTATTCTCCAAATACTAAAATTTAGCTTGTATTAGTTTTCAACTTCTATTTCCAAACACTAACTACTTTAGCTTCTCAAcaactttaaaatattaatctaTACTAGAATCACTTTTAAATAAGTGAAAACTCTCCAAAACACTCCCTTAGTGTCCAAATTTTTTTACTCTTGGATTATTTGAGTATCCTTTCAGTTATTGCTTTACCCTTAGATCTATTTCGAAGACGAAATCTTTTTAAGGGGGAGAATGTAAGTACCCGAGTTccgttttaataataaaaaaatagttaaGTTGTCATTAATTAAGAAAATCAATTTAACTAAAGATTAGCAAGTTCAAAACCACTGAGAAGGGTACGGACGCACCGAACAGTTCAGATCTTCTGAACTCAGATCGGACCTCCCGAAAGTTGCATGTCTAATCAGATCAATAAGATGTCAACAGTGCACGGAAACTTAGCAGATCTGAACTTCCGAAGGCTAGCTCAGATGTTCCAGACCCAGGTATCCACTGAGCTATCAAAATCTTGTTGACACATCGATGCATGCAAGGATCGGATCTTCTGAACTCGAGATCGGATCTTTCGATCGTCACCTATAAATAGATCATcacatttaatattttggaaatGCATTGTGCGTTTCACTCTCAACTTTAGTGTATATTGGACTAATGTTTCTAGCCATATTATCGAGGGCCAGGCACTGGCGAGGGACTACTGGAATCATAGCGACGATGTCTATGCTCAAGTTGTGGGCTCTCAACATCAGCGGGATAATGATGAAGTTATTGGGAGTAGCTATTAGACTATTTAGCCTTTTAGATGAGATATAGAGATGTGATATTCACCCGATATGTAGGCTTGAACTTTTGAATTTGTGACCAGTTGCTCAAAGTACATAAAcactgactgagatatccaCTTGCGTATGCATATTTATGTGTTGAATTGTTATTTGTTGCATTATTATATATCGTATGATGCATGTATATCTTGTCATGTTATGTATGCGGCATGATCATACCGTGTTGAGTCTGTTATCCCTTGGAGAAAGCAAGCTATGTAGGGTCGCTCAACCCCTATTTCCTTGTATATATGATTGGGTACTGTGTTACACCAACTAGATCGATGAAGCAATGTGTGAGATTATCCAAGACGGAGATTTTCCAAGATCGAAGTCAACAAGTGTGGCACCTACTGGATCTGTTTCATCCAttgcacatatatatatatacacactatATACTCATATGAGTATCACTCACCACCCTACTTTTATCATGGACATCCCATTTGATGGGACAATTTTTAGGTTGCTTAGGACTTGGAACAGTGTTAAATCGGTGACCAGGACCTTAGAGCAGAATGTTATCGTTGGtttttttatgaatatttctcttttctattatatttgattgggttgtataacttAATTCTTAAGTTTTGATTTAAGTTTCTGTTTtacttttaattaagttaatttcatgtcttaagttttatatatatatatattactacaAATTTACCAAAAACAAGAGGGATCGGAGACCGGGGTGAACATGTAAACCTCGATCATATCTTATAATCTAGCTACCTAGCTACCATTTCGATGTCATAATATATATGTCTCATAACATCATATAGTCGTTATTTCTCAATAATGTTACATATATATCCACATGCAGGATCAGTTATATATaagtataaatataaaaaaaaaaaaaaaaacgagatATGATGAAACATAATATCtttggaatatatatatatatatatatatatcaatcaaGAAAGGGCGTTAACAACAAGCTCCAACTCTTGTGGGCGTATAGCTCGAACCCCGAAACTATCGACTGCTCGAACCATTTCTTCGGTCTCGCGGAGTGACAGATGAACCCCTCTGCCCAACAAAGCCTCACACAGATCTTCCCCTCTCAAGGAACTGTCAATATTGGAGCTCCTTAGAGTCATCCGAAGCGCTTTTCGGAATTCGTCGTCGCCTCCCAATTTGTCAGCAGTGAGATCAAGAAACTCTGCGGTCCCTATTCGATCTCCTGATCTCCTTTGCATGGCGTCAACGATCATATCTAGCTTCCTCTGACTTAATCCTCTGATCCCCTCGAGTTCTTGACGGTTGATGTATCCGTCCTGGTCCGAATCCGCGGCCCGAAAGTCTTCGATGAGCCTCAAGGCACGCTTGAATGCCTGGATCTGTCTGCCGTAGGAGTAGGACTGCTGGCCGTCTGAATAGGCTCTAGTACCGTAGTAGTCTCCGTCGTATCCTCCGTAGTCTCTTCTGCGGTATCCTCCGTAGTCTCCGTAGATTCCGTAGTCTCCTCCGTAGTCACCGAAGACAGGCGGGTGGAGTGGCTGGAGATATTGTCTGCGGCGGTTCATGTAGCGACGAGCCATGGGgagtatataattaattaatatattgtaTGGAACATGCACCTTTGATATATGCagctatattatatatatagatcatGAATGCGAATTCGGATCCAACAAGAAGCAAACTTTGAGAAAACAAACACTTGCAATCAAGATTATATTCTATTCCCActgattaaatatatatatatatatgacaatCGAGACAATCAACCTACGACATATTCGCATTTATAATCAACATTATATTATATTCGATTCCCACTTGTAATGGTCCGATCGAGTTACGTTGCATGAGAATCAATACTCTTTCTTCTTTTGATAAAGGAAAGGAATAGAATATTAATGGAATCAAGATAAAAGTTTGAAAAGTCTCCTTCCTTGGCTTGCAAGTGATATCGATTCGAAACTATCTctcgaaatttttattttttttacaaaaaaaaaaaaacagaaaaaccACAACCGATCtccccaattttttttttaaatagtgttattattatatacatTTTTctccatgtatatatatttataaattagtTATATAAATTAACAGTCAAAGTTAGGTAGTGTGATCAATTTGTTAATTACCTAActtttgtaattaaaataggtcTCTTGTGGCATGATCTCATAAATTATGTACATAAAAATGGATCAACTCAATCCATATATATAtctacaatgaaaaatattacatttttattGTTCGACGTTGAGATCAGTATTACAAAATTGATTCGTAAAACTGTTTGATAGAAGTTTTGTTAATGAAAACCTAGAtggaaacttttttttttaaaaaaatttcttagaAGAAAATTATTCAATAACAATATGTTTTCTTTTCTGATTatctttaaaaataattttttccacTATCATGAAGAGCAATGTATAAATATTTACATGAGTGTTAATCATGACGAacaatatacatatattattaagggaatattgttttttttgttttgtatctTTTTCATTTTGTGATTTCGATCTTCTATATTGtttcagattttagttttactccgttatttttgtttttgttatggtttggtttggtttggtttggattgattttgttttgttttgttttgttgtttttgtttttgtttttgttttttttttcagttttagtcattttttctgtagtggcgctgacgtggcagcAATGTAGTGCGGATGTGGATTTGATTAGGGATGACAATGACGTAGGTTTGGCTACACCCAGAACCCACCTCCCAAACCCCGCGGGTTTAATCCGGATTAAACCCGTTGGACCCgacagaaattatacaaatttaaatttattaaataaaaaattttaatatttaaaaattaacaaatattattaaatttaatttcaattttatatttataatatttatgggaATAAAAATTCcacaacttaaaaatttataaattattatttaattaataattattaaccaAAAAAGTTATaatgatatattttcttattaagcatatcataataaaataaattcattttcatccaaaaatattatatactcaaattatagataaaataataattatttattataaaaatataattatagaCCTGACGTGTATAATGTCACATAAGCATTTTCGATGAAAAATTATTGAATTGCCAAAAAATCAGAAAAATGCAGGACtcaaactgaaatctaaaaacatataggatcaaaataaaaaattgaaaaaattatcTGGCCGAAATTGAAAATTTCCCAATTACTAATattagagccgtcaatttgagTTAAACCCGCGAGGTCGGCACGCCCCACCGCATAATTTAAGTGTGAtgggttgaaatattttcaattCAACTAAAGGTGGGCCTAGGTGGGCCAACCCGTGTGGGTCGCGGGCCTGGGTTGGCCCGCAGGTTggagaattttttattttaattttaattttattgtgatatatgtattttttaatgaaagttgcgaattttttgtattaattactttatataaaatgtacacatatgaaataaaatcaataattagaaattttattaatatgtttttattaatattcatgaaatgaaatgaaaattttaattaattataaatatttttatttgtagtgaGCCAACCCGGGGGTCGGCCCGCCTAACCCACAATCCACCTTGGGTTGAAGATTTTCAGCCCGCCGGGATGGTGAGCTGTCCCGCCCTCGAGCTGTCAAACAGTGGGTATTGTTGGAACGGCCCGCCCCACCATGGATTATCCCATCTGATAGCTCTAACCAAAATGGgagatattaaaaaaattaagaaataatatatttttttgtcaaataATTTTTGTTAGGATCAAAAAATAGTGTAGGGGGGGTTGAATAcagttttcaaaattcaaagtaACTTCGATCTGCTCGTTAAAACAAACAAAAGATTTGCTTGATTAAAAACTTTGTTCTGCTCGAAAGATCTGACTAGATCAGGCGAAAAAATCTTCCTCGTAGAATTGAACTTCGAAAAGCTAAAGGcaaatcaaataaaatgaaTGAATTAAGTAAAAGGGACAGAgaatttttatggatgttcggagcttaatctcctatgtcaccccttcttctgtttccaaaaggattccactagaagaatttgatttatacaacgctTTGTACAAATTCTATCCAATCAGCCCTTGAAAGGAACTCCTAGCTACACTCTCTCAAAATAGATCAAAATCTGTTCAAGTTACAGAAGGAAGTCACAAGAATGTGCTTCAAAAACTTGATCTCGGAAGCTACAAatagctttgatctggatcgatttgATGTGATATTTCTTTGAAATCGATCGATTATGATATATTATATAACTCAGAGCTTCGAAACTTTGATCTGATAATCTCAGTTTCTGAGTTAGAGTATAGAGTGAAGACTTTTTGACTTCTCGGATGAGTTGATATGTAATCTTGAATTCGTGGTTTCGTATATTGTTCAATCTTGCTTCTTGAATCTTGAATCATCACATATATATAGCTTTCAAAAGTATCCCATGAGCCGCAAACATCTTCTGAGAATGAACCACCAAAAAATCTCATAAATtggctcacaaatcttgacttttaagaaaaattttgccaacgttcaaatcttcaataaatGACTTTGTCTTCTAGCTCAAAAACCTTTTGAAAAAATAGAGACAACTTATGCTTTCATCTGGTAATTTGATCTAATCTGGCTAAAGATATTCGATCTTGATCTGGATGAGGAGTAAATATTTGATCTTGACCGAATATATTTTAGCCAAGTAATATTTGAACTCGATCTGGCAGAAGGCATGAGAAATTGATCGATCTGGGTTGTTCTTCTAGAAAATGATAATTTGATCTGTTGAAATAAGAATTGTGCGAGTACGTAGATCAAATGCTTGTTTTATCCGGACTGGTCCAATTTTACCGAAAACTTGATCTGGAGATTATTGAAGATCAATTTTGTTATATTCTATCTGTATGAGTCCATTTTTACCCATTCATTTGATCTGAAGTCCTGCTTCCATTTGTCCTTATCAATTtagtacttgattttgtttGATCTGTTTTTATTCATCAAAACTTTTGATTTAATcaccaacaatttccccctttttggtgatgtcaaaaccaagttGTTCTTGTCAATAACCAGACTGATTTGAGAATGTAGATAAAAAACTTTCTTTCATAGATCGAATAAAAGTCTTTGAACAATAATAAGCACTGATCAGAAAATATGTCAAAATTCTTCGAAATTCTTCAAACTTTGCTACTTATTCCCTTTTCCTTTTTATGTTTGGATGTGGCTGTCTTTTCTCCCTTTTTGGCATCAGTAGCCTCATGTAGCAGATCAAGAATTACCGTGAGCTGGGTATCAAAAGTATCATGTAGCTCTTGATTTTTTGTTTAAGTGGAAGCCTGAATGCTGTCAAGTCTGCGAAGAATATCACTATAAGCTTTTATCTGTGCTCAGTGTACATGCATCATAGATTCAGATAATTCATTGATCCTTTTCAACTGGCCTTGAAGTCTTTGAAATCGGTAGAAGTTTGAGTAGTTTCTGTTTGCAACTCAAACACCAGATTGAATAGTTGATTAAAGGACTCAGATAGGAGCTGGGGCGGCAGCACATCATTCTGTTGTGGAGAAGAATCATTGTTGTGAGAAGATGAAAATTCACAGATCTGAAGAGCTGGAGAGACATGACGGGTAGGCTCAAAATCAATCTCTTCTATGTGGAATGATGAAGATGGGACTGATTTTGGAGGAATAGCAGCTTCAAGCGGGATTTTTGCCTCAGATATCTCTGCATAAGGAATTTCCAATTTCGTTTCGAACAAAATAGTCAGTGATTGGAATAGAGTATGAATTGGATCAAGCCTTATTACCTTGAATATAGGAGTTAATTCCAAATTAGGCATTTTGTCTGTTTCCAAGATCTTTTTCTTAAGCAAAGATTCAGCAGACTGAACGCGTAGTTCTTATGCAGCTGGAACATAAGGGACAATGGCTGTGTTCGGATCAAAATTTAGTTCCACAGAAGAGGTTTGAACCATAAAGTGTTCTGGAGGCTCAACAATGAAATCTTCAACAAAAGGGTCTTTAGAAATAGGATCTTCAATCTGAGATTCAGCCATAGATTGATCAATAGGTGGCTCTTCAATCTGAATTTCAATAAAAGTTTCTTCAATTACAGGGTCAATCAGCTGAATTTCCTTTGGAGGAGAGTTTGATTTCACTAGAGACAGAGGAGGTGAAATATGATCATCAGAACTGAGATCAGGTATCGGATAAAAATTCTCTGTGTCAAGAGTACTATCTGATGAATGAGCTTGAGCTGTTTTGACTGATGAGGCTTTAGTAGGGAAGTCTTGTCTGATCATTTGAGCAGTGACAGCCATAAATAAAGCATCATTCTCCAATTGGCTTATAGCAGCAGTGTGATCCAAAACATCCAGAGAAGATGGATTGAACTGTGCTCTTTTGTGTCTCAGACAGACTCTCAGTAGGCTTTCCTTTAACTTGATTAAGACAAATTCTCTTCTTTGGAGAGCAAGAGACACGTCTTGAGTTTCAGCCCACTGAAGAATCTTGTTTTCAAGAGCAGCAATATTGGACAGCATCTTGAAGGACTTAATATTGGATAAATGATCTTTGGTCCGGTGAAATACCCATCTGATGAAACTTAaattttgtaattatttatatgttaaaaagtgtgttttaaaattaaagtttcattaaaattatgaagtagtattattttagtgttatgtgtttatatttaaatattttactaaaaattttgtattttatgttttgcgcaggtttgataaaaataaaattactcaagctaaaaaggtcatattggagtaattttaaatcctgtagaatcacaaaagaggcatctttaactttgtagaagacaaaaaattccaaaaacctcattaagatgaccaaaataatcaaacaataaaatggagacagatttacttttactatatgaccagcttggagtaaacatatcataagtatttcaccttttatccaaaaggggtgaattatatgtcaaaacacatctacaggcaaagggctacgtgttatatgttGAATTAAAAAGGAAAATCGGAAGTCTAagacatcaaacatgccaattaaagttgggtcattgTATTAACATTCAATGAGACAaacacccaccaactttactattccacatttaatgagtcttggactcttgctctcatttgacctataaatagatgtgttgtataagctttgtaatatgcaaaagtgtagagaaattcctcacttgtaaaataaatattgtgtgtgtaagaataagagtttgagtgtgcatatttctccaagtttaagtatgaaatttcttttatccttactcttgagtcttatgttcatggcaagctaaattcttttatgtcaaggtgaaaaggtttcattgttggtcaagtaagattgtttatattttgtatattcttttcttttctatttttatttttatttttactaattgatctttatttgtaggtataatttggatgatttattgttatctatttacatcaaatacttggtaccttgaatgtggttaccttgatttgttgtctaatataatacaatatatactacaataattatatactataaatatatgtttcaatttataataaagtcatagatattatttagacaatagcgtggctctgccggttgttctaaataatatattgtgatttgatctaacatttactttctcgcaactaacatttacttctaacatttactttctcgcaactaacatttactttctcacatctaacataaaacaaaagtcatatattttatttagacgatagcgtggctctgccggttgttctaaatgaaatatggtgatttgatctaacatttaattttatgtcaatttatatttatacacttatatatatattatgggtaccatatattaattatcggttaatctgatattaatatagtgtgaactatattatatgatataattgtttaaatatttaattgttcatttatgtttatatttatgcatatatatatatacatatatatatacatatatatatatatatatatatatatatatatatatatatatattatgggtaccatgtattaaatatcggttaatctgatattaatatagtgggaactatattatatgatatatttatttaaatatttcattgttcttttatgtttatttttattttagtttgttttatttatttttgttaagcaatcttaaataaaccaacaatgaacctttgaagccttgacaattttataatttgtgtatttgaagtttaacaataatatttccatctataatatatcattgctaaaattaaacttacaacatcctctccgtggatcgatctcgtactcacgagtatattacttgcagcgacctacacttgggtgaattacaatttaagttgtagcaccATCTTTCAAACAATTTCATCTTTTCTTCTACACTCTGGATGATATGTTGAGAAGCTGGGTCAATTAGTCTCTGAGCGTTGGAGATTGAAGTCGGATCAGATGTGAAATGACCCTAACctctaaaattaattaaataataaagaaaagacggatttataaaaaattttgccataacttgtttgaaagtaaacaaagccaCCCTGTCACACACAACAATTCCAACATAAAGAAATAAACGTCagataaaaaaaatccaaactgcgataatcataaactacgAAAGGCATCCTCACACAGTTGCAATAGTAGCGATAACAAATTTCAAGACTAAAAGTTTAAGCACAGTGaaaaacacatcctggctaataCTAAAAGTACTCAAAGTAAACATTCTTATTTCAAACATAGTCTTATGCAGAAACTTAAAAGTAGCAAAGGTCATAGGGCCTTGCACCGCCGGCGACCTCAACCccgaggatcctgcccctcgatcTTTAGATACTCCTCCTCACCTGGCAAACaagcaagcatagtgagtctaatgactcagcaagtataaacagttaaataacaagggtttaaaatatcTGTAGTAATACTCAAAGTACTGTACATAATATATTTTGCAACTTAAACTGAAATTATGCATGATACAAGAGAATGAGACAACCTATAAACAatgaactcacgctatgaaACTCTTGAACTTTCTTATCTTACTTGAAACTCATGCATGACCTCAAACTGAAAAGATTGAGACGAGTCAAACTGTCACTGAAACTAAAACTGAAACtgagaacttagatccttgaattgtgaccctctatttttgatcgatcaatggttGCAGTGCACTATTCcggcaagacgccgagatttATCCCGACGCGACTTGCCCCTTTAACTTtcatttggtagggatcccgagatttctcccgatctcacactacccatctattttggtagggatcccgggaTGTCTGCCGATCTCGTACTACCCATCTATTTGACAAGtgagtgaggcatcccccaACCCAACATTACCCTGTcttgtcacaatcaactcacttcgttcaaaaaatattttcttttccttctttgactcgactcaaaataTTTATCATGCAAGAATAGAAGCGATTTCCCTTGTGACCATTTGCTTGGCGTAAAGACGAGACTCAAGTATACAAAAATGCAACTTTAGGAAATGAAACTCAACACAATAATGTGGGTATGGGGTGagagagtggc
Proteins encoded:
- the LOC140884495 gene encoding uncharacterized protein — protein: MARRYMNRRRQYLQPLHPPVFGDYGGDYGIYGDYGGYRRRDYGGYDGDYYGTRAYSDGQQSYSYGRQIQAFKRALRLIEDFRAADSDQDGYINRQELEGIRGLSQRKLDMIVDAMQRRSGDRIGTAEFLDLTADKLGGDDEFRKALRMTLRSSNIDSSLRGEDLCEALLGRGVHLSLRETEEMVRAVDSFGVRAIRPQELELVVNALS